A single Cyclopterus lumpus isolate fCycLum1 chromosome 1, fCycLum1.pri, whole genome shotgun sequence DNA region contains:
- the ptpn9b gene encoding LOW QUALITY PROTEIN: tyrosine-protein phosphatase non-receptor type 9 (The sequence of the model RefSeq protein was modified relative to this genomic sequence to represent the inferred CDS: deleted 1 base in 1 codon), whose protein sequence is MAEALTTQEQLAVEEFLGEVRSREQPHSAALVSQPTAVKFLMARKFDVSRAINLFQAYKNTRIKEGIININPDEEPLRSELLSGKFTVLPGRDAKGAALALFTARLHRSDVTTHKAVLQAIIYQLDKAIESEQTQRDGLIFIYDMTNSSYGNFDYELCVKILNLLKGAFPARLKCVFIVSSPLWFRAPFAVLRLFVREKLRERVCTVKAHELASHIPVSSLPEHLDGMSQYSHVAWIQSCVNTHTNSVPGDMQEHDAHDCVGSLLRSYSLECSNASTSAKPPHGHISGQLGSELVMANSNCYDDSNANSHNHCSVSEGRTQGLGQYQPSPQSAPNRPQGNHQHWNGSAGSGAGMAGGSLSPNANINGRGRQAPPQSDTPPDTPLSQVGEGDAVDGKVTDSARGSQNVDVREEEEDDDDDDDEFADEEEEEEEEEEEEEEDDDDEEGGQEVEGVPPLPQKSLPRPPHQPPSHSPSQSPPLSSSWGADDEGGCVEASIHVPDQGGMTVHDLVEHVKRKKKKGIYQEYEEIRKEPPAGTFDYSKKLSNQIKNRYSDVLCLDGSRVRLCQLCDDEDETSDYINASFMDGYKRSNAYIATQGPLPKTFGDFWRMVWEQMVLIIVMTTRVVERGRVKCGQYWPLEEGRTEQHGYFLVRNTHIQAFQDFKLSHLELYNTQSGERRDVCHYLYVSWPDFGVPKSASAMLDFREHVLQRREAAVQNLGSSWTGPPGGPPVVVHCSAGIGRTGTFCTLDICLSRLEDIATVDIRQTVRRMRTQRAFSIQTWDQYYFCYTAVIEYSQRHGKLSPVQWSDSDLETDSE, encoded by the exons ATGGCGGAAGCCCTGACAACTCAGGAGCAGCTG GCTGTGGAGGAGTTCCTGGGTGAGGTGCGAAGCAGGGAGCAGCCTCACAGCGCTGCGCTTGTGTCCCAACCCACAGCTGTGAAGTTTCTTATGGCCCGCAAGTTTGACGTCTCCAGAGCCATCAACCTCTTCCAAGCATACAAG AACACAAGAATTAAAGAGGGCATCATCAATATCAACCCTGACGAGGAGCCCCTACGCTCCGAGCTGCTGAGTGGGAAATTTACAGTCCTG CCTGGCCGCGATGCTAAGGGTGCCGCTCTAGCGCTCTTCACGGCTCGTCTGCATCGGTCAGACGTCACCACCCACAAAGCTGTGCTGCAGGCCATCATCTATCAGCTGGACAAAGCCATAGAGAG CGAACAAACTCAAAGAGACGGACTCATATTCATCTACGATATGACCAACTCCAGCTATGGCAACTTTGACTACGAGCTCTGCGTCAAGATCCTCAATTTGCTGAAG GGGGCGTTTCCAGCTCGTCTTAAATGTGTCTTCATTGTGTCATCGCCTCTATGGTTCCGAGCCCCTTTCGCCGTCCTCCGCCTGTTTGTGCGCGAGAAGCTGAGAGAGAGG GTGTGCACGGTGAAAGCTCACGAGCTGGCCAGTCACATTCCAGTCTCCTCCCTCCCCGAGCACTTGGACGGGATGTCCCAGTACAGCCACGTGGCTTGGATTCAGTCCTGCGTCAACACGCACACGAACAGTGTTCCGGGCGACATGCAAGAGCACGATGCGCATGACTGCGTCGGGAGCCTCCTGCGCTCCTACAGCTTAGAGTGCAGCAACGCGAGTACGAGCGCCAAGCCGCCGCACGGCCACATCAGCGGGCAGTTGGGTTCCGAGTTAGTCATGGCTAACTCGAACTGCTACGACGACAGCAATGCCAACTCGCACAACCACTGCAGTGTGTCTGAGGGCAGGACTCAAGGCCTAGGTCAGTACCAACCGAGTCCGCAGTCCGCCCCCAACAGGCCGCAGGGGAACCACCAACACTGGAACGGCTCAGCAGGGAGCGGGGCTGGCATGGCCGGCGGCAGCTTGAGCCCCAACGCCAACATAAACGGACGTGGCCGCCAAGCCCCTCCACAGTCTGACACGCCCCCCGACACGCCGCTCTCCCAGGTAGGCGAGGGAGACGCGGTGGACGGGAAGGTAACGGATTCCGCCCGTGGGTCTCAGAATGTTGacgtgagggaggaggaggaggacgacgatgacgacgacgacgagtttgccgacgaggaggaggaggaggaagaagaagaagaagaagaagaagaggatgatgatgatgaggagggcGGCCAGGAAGTTGAAGGGGTGCCTCCTTTGCCCCAGAAGTCATTGCCTCGCCCGCCACACCAGCCGCCCTCCCATTCCCCCTCCCAGTCCCCGCCCCTGTCTTCGTCGTGGGGCGCAGATGACGAGGGCGGCTGCGTGGAGGCGTCTATTCACGTTCCAGACCAGGGGGGCATGACGGTGCACGATCTAGTGGAGCAcgtgaagaggaagaagaagaagggaattTATCAGGAGTACGAGGAGATCCGGAAGGAGCCACCGGCCGGCACCTTTGACTACTCCAA AAAACTGTCCAATCAGATAAAGAACAGGTACAGCGATGTGCTCTGCCTGGACGGGTCACGGGTG CGACTCTGCCAGCTCTGCGATGACGAGGATGAG acatCAGATTACATCAATGCCAGTTTCATGGACGGGTACAAGAGGAGCAACGCCTACATTGCAACTCAGG GTCCTTTGCCCAAAACGTTTGGAGACTTCTGGCGCATGGTGTGGGAACAGATGGTACTCATCATCGTCATGACCACCAG GGTGGTGGAGCGCGGTCGGGTCAAGTGCGGCCAGTACTGGCCTCTGGAGGAGGGCCGGACCGAGCAGCATGGGTACTTCCTGGTCAGGAACACGCACATCCAGGCGTTTCAAGACTTCAAGCTCTCCCATCTCGAACTTTACAACACACAG TCTGGAGAGAGACGGGATGTGTGCCACTACCTCTACGTCAGCTGGCCAGACTTCGGCGTGCCCAAAAGCGCGTCTGCCATGTTGGACTTTCGCGAGCACGTACTTCAAAGGAGGGAAGCTGCAGTCCAGAACCTGGGCTCCAGTTGGACGGGGCCTCCGGGGGGCCCCCCTGTGGTTGTCCACTGCAGTGCCGGCATTGGCCGTacag GCACGTTCTGTACCCTGGACATCTGCCTGTCCCGGCTGGAGGACATCGCCACGGTGGACATCCGCCAGACGGTGCGGCGCATGCGCACGCAGAGGGCCTTCAGCATCCAGACTTGGGATCAGTACTACTTCTGCTACACGGCGGTCATCGAGTACTCTCAGCGCCACGGGAAGCTGAGCCCAGTGCAGTGGTCCGACTCCGACCTGGAGACTGACAgcgagtga
- the adamtsl7 gene encoding thrombospondin type-1 domain-containing protein 4 — translation MAGLWQQRCSLRQGRALALLHLIALLYPPSGALPWDTKGSPPLLEGFRVVRGNFSRSFLQVGYHKIAEIPAGARNVSIRETVKSRNYLALRTQSGLSVVNGDWVIDRPGSFAAAGTQLKYQRPNEIRSRNGESITASGPLTENLHVYLIYQQPGPSVHYEYIVPLKNTPPTPEPDPPSDVLPLVATVGPSHSGEKGHQGDLTNNDIIKETAHPNQVPTDPRPAYAWTKSGHTECSASCGADSETTVPSDLCDPALEPTDQEEDCNTQPCPAYWDVGEWSECSRRCGPGTQHRQVICRRVTRVRTNGTETSVTVAEELCGSPDRPVTTSTCQLKICSQWEMRSEWSPCSVPCGVGQRSREVVCVSNQGDVEEDEECNMNLKPDTLENCDMGVCARSWFTSLWSQRCSAECGRGSRTRTVLCLMDHVTDLPLDICEGQRPAEAISCESGPCQNRLEWSTGPWSQCSAECGNGTQTRSVVCIFNNDDGLAEVADWVKCSSLSQPITAQPCRLKPCGVQWYVTEWSACSRSCNGGYRMREVRCLANNATPSDRCDPGLTPEGREECNEQPCITEMNPSCSDQYHNCMVVVQARLCVYTYYRSVCCASCSRVKNSYPASLHKNHIRR, via the exons GGCTTTCGGGTGGTGAGGGGGAATTTCTCCAGGAGTTTCCTGCAGGTTGGCTATCATAAGATTGCAGAGATTCCTGCAGGAGCACGCAATGTCAGCATAAGGGAGACAGTGAAGAGCCGAAACTAcctgg CTCTGAGGACCCAAAGCGGCCTCTCTGTCGTCAACGGCGACtgggtgattgacaggccggGGAGCTTCGCTGCTGCGGGGACACAGCTGAAGTACCAGAGACCCAACGAAATCCGCTCTCGTAATGGAGAATCCATCACTGCCTCCGGGCCGCTGACCGAGAACCTACATGTTTAT CTGATCTACCAGCAACCAGGTCCCAGCGTACACTATGAGTACATCGTGCCTTTAAAGAACACCCCCCCAACTCCTGAGCCAGATCCACCATCTGACGTCTTGCCCCTGg TTGCGACAGTAGGCCCATCCCACTCAGGGGAGAAGGGCCACCAAGGTGACCTCAccaacaatgacatcatcaaagAGACAGCCCACCCTAACCAGGTTCCCACTGACCCCCGGCCCGCCTACGCCTGGACAAAGAGTGGGCACACAGAGTGCAGCGCCTCCTGTGGCGCag ACTCCGAGACAACTGTTCCTTCTGACCTCTGTGACCCCGCTCTTGAGCCAACGGACCAAGAAGAAGACTGCAACACCCAGCCCTGTCCTGCATA CTGGGACGTGGGGGAGTGGTCGGAGTGCAGCAGGAGGTGCGGACCCGGCACTCAGCACCGACAGGTCATCTGCCGCCGGGTCACCCGCGTTCGCACCAACGGGACGGAGACCTCGGTCACCGTGGCTGAAGAGCTGTGCGGGTCCCCCGACAGGCCGGTGACCACGTCCACGTGTCAGCTGAAGATCTGCAGCCAGTGGGAGATGCGATCCGAGTGGAGCCCG TGTTCGGTGCCGTGTGGGGTGGGCCAGCGTAGCAGGGAGGTGGTGTGCGTGAGCAACCAgggagacgtggaggaggatgaggagtgcAACATGAACCTCAAGCCAGATACGCTGGAGAACTGTGACATGGGAGTCTGTGCACGCAGCTGGTTCACATCCCTCTGGAGCCAACGG TGCTCTGCGGAATGTGGTCGTGGCAGTCGAACCCGGACGGTGCTCTGCCTGATGGATCACGTGACTGATCTCCCGTTGGACATCTGCGAAGGGCAACGCCCAGCAGAGGCGATATCGTGCGAGTCGGGCCCGTGCCAGAACCGCCTGGAATGGTCCACTGGACCCTGGAGTCAG tgttCGGCAGAGTGTGGGAATGGCACACAGACCCGGAGTGTGGTTTGCATTTTTAACAATGACGATGGTCTCGCGGAGGTCGCGGACTGGGTGAAATGCTCCAGCctctctcagccaatcacagctcagCCATGCAGACTGAAGCCATGCGGCGTGCAGTGGTACGTCACAGAGTGGAGCGCG tGCTCACGCTCCTGTAACGGGGGCTACCGCATGCGCGAGGTGCGTTGTCTCGCCAATAACGCCACCCCAAGCGACCGCTGTGACCCCGGTTTGACCCCAGAGGGCCGAGAAGAGTGCAACGAGCAGCCCTGTATCACCGAGATGA ATCCATCATGCAGTGACCAGTATCACAACTGCATGGTGGTGGTTCAAGCCCGGCTCTGCGTGTACACCTACTACAGGAGCGTCTGCTGCGCGTCCTGCTCCCGAGTCAAGAACTCATACCCCGCCTCTCTTCACAAGAACCACATCCGTAGATGA